ACGCTGGGCCTCCCGCACCGAAACACCGTTGATGCGGATGTAGCCCCGGGAGGGGCGCAGGAAGCCCATCAGGGTCTTGAACAGGGTGGTCTTGCCCGCCCCGTTCATGCCCACCAGGCCGCAGATGCACCCCGCCTCCAGCCGCAGGCTGGCGTCGTGCAAGGCCAGGATGCCGTTGTAATCCACGCAGAGCTGGTCCGCCTCGATCCTCAGGGGTGTGCTGCCCTCCGGCGGCCGGGCCTGGCTCATGGCTGGCTTCCCCCTGCCGGAGCCGGGGCGCCTCTGAGCCCCTGCAGGAGCAGTCCCACGTTGTGGCGCTGCAGGTCCAGCAGCGTGGGGGCCGGGCCGTCCGGCCCGGAGAGGGAATCGACGTAGAAGGTGCCGCCGAAGCGGGCTCCGGAAGCACGGGCCACCTCCCGCTGGGCCTTGTCACTCACCGTGCTCTCGCAGAAGACCGTGGGCACCTGCCGTTCCTGGATGGTGGCGATCAGCCGGGTCATGCGCTGGGGAGTCACCTCACTCTCGGCGTTGACCGGCCAGAGGTAGGCCTCCTGCATGCCGTAGTCGCGGGCAAGGTAGGAAAAGGCCCCTTCACAGCTCACCAGCACCCGTCTCGCCGCAGGAATGGCGGCCAGGCTGGCACGCAGCTCCTGATCCAACGCGCGCAACCTGGCCTTGTAGGCCTCGGCGTTGGCACGGAACAGCGGGGCACCCTCGGGATCGAGGCGGGAGAAGGCAAGGGTGGCCCGGTCCACGTAGTGCATGGCCCGCTGGGGAGACATCCAGGCGTGGGGGTTGGGCTTGCCGGCGTAGGCATCCTCCTCGATCAGCAGGGGCGTGAGGCCCTCGCTGAGGGTCACGGTGGGCACGTCACCGGCGGCGGCGGTGAACCTGCGCGCCCAGAGCTCGAGGCCCAGCCCGTTCTCCAGGATCAGGTCTGCCCGGCTGGCCCGTTCCACGTCGCTGGGGGTGGGCTGGTAGCCGTGGATCTCGGCGCCCTGCTTGGTGATCGACTCCACCCGCAGGCGATCACCCGCCACCTGCCGCGCCAGATCGGCCAGCACCGTGAAGGTGGTGAGCACCACCGGGCGGGCATCGCTGTCGCGGCTGCGAGGCTCGGGCCGCTGAAGGGCACAGGAGACCAGCAGCAGGGTGCCGAGGGCGGCACCCCAGCCCCGAGCCCTCCCCAGGACCCGGAAGCGGCTGAAACGGGCTCCGGTGCTGGGGGCGGTCCTGGGGGCGGTCAACCGTGCGTCCTCGCATCGTGTTGAAAACGCTACAGAACGCCCACGGGCCTCCGGGCGGTGGCTTCTACGCCGATAGGGGCTGAAACAAAGGCTGCCGGGACCTTCTGGCCGGCAGCAAAAAGCCCCCGCCGCAGCGGGGGCCAGGGAACCGATCAGGCAGGGGAGACCATCCCGTGCGGCCGATCCCGGAGCGTGAGCCGACTCAACCGATGGCGGGAGCCGCGAGGGCCACGGGGGTGGTCTCCACGGCCGCCAGGTCAAGCGGGAAGTTGTGGGCGTTGCGCTCGTGCATCACTTCCATGCCCAGGTTGGCGCGGTTGATCACGTCGGCCCAGGTGGGAACCACCTTGCCCTGGGCATCCAGGATCGACTGGTTGAAGTTGAAGCCGTTCAGGTTGAAGGCCATCGTGCTCACCCCCAGGGCGGTGAACCAGATCCCCACCACCGGCCAGGCCGCCAGGAAGAAGTGGAGGCTGCGGCTGTTGTTGAAGCTGGCGTACTGGAAGATCAGGCGACCGAAGTAACCGTGGGCGGCCACGATGTTGTAGGTCTCCTCCTCCTGGCCGAACTTGTAGCCGTAGTTCTGGCTCTCGCTCTCAGTGGTCTCCCGCAGCAGCGAGGAGGTCACCAGCGAGCCGTGCATGGCGGAGAACAGGCTGCCGCCGAACACACCGGCCACACCCAGCATGTGGAAGGGGTGCATCAGGATGTTGTGCTCGGCCTGGAACACCAGCATGAAGTTGAAGGTGCCACTGATGCCGAGGGGCATGCCGTCGGAGAAGGAGCCCTGACCGAAGGGATAGATCAGGAACACGGCGAAGGCGGCCGAGAGCGGGGCGCTGTAGGCCACGCAGATCCAGGGACGCATGCCCAGGCGGTAGGACAGCTCCCACTGGCGACCCATGTAGCAGGAGATGCCGATCAGGAAGTGGAACACCACCAGTTGGTAAGGGCCGCCGTTGTACAGCCACTCATCGAGGCTGGCGGCCTCCCAGATGGGATAGAAGTGCAGGCCGATGGCGTTGCTGGAAGGCACAACGGCACCGGAGATGATGTTGTTGCCGTAGAGGAAGGAACCCGCCACGGGCTCCCGGATGCCGTCGATGTCGACGGGGGGAGCGGCGATCATCGCCACGATGAAGCAGATGGTGGCAGCCAGAAGACAGGGGATCATCAGCACCCCGAACCAACCCACATAAATGCGGTTGTTGGTGGAGGTGATCCACTGGCAGAAGCTTTCCCAGCTTTCTGCGCGGCTGCCGCGAACAGCAGTGGTCATGGGATCAGGATCCGGAACGGATCAGGAAGAGAACGGGCTCCCTGCAAGGGGAGCTCCAGAAAACGCTACGCAACGCGGCTGATCCGAGACCGTAATCACAGGAAACGTGGGATTACTTAGGGAAACTTCACTTCACGCGTAACGAATCCGTCATGGCGGGGTCAGCCGCCGGTGGCCGCCAGGCGCTGGGCCGACCACCACTGGCGGCCCTGCTGCAGGAATCCATTCCAGTCGAGCTTCTCCGCCTCGGCGGCGCGGGCCACCAGCAGGGGGGCCTCCCGCTTGATCCGCTCCAGATCCGGCTCCCGCACCCCGGCGGAGAGGGCGAGCACATCGGCCATGGCCCGGCCCACCACGCGGGTGAGGTAGGCCGCGCTGAGCGCCTGCACGGCGCTGCCGACCAGCCAGGTGGCGCCGTGCAGGCGGATCAGGGAACACAGCATCTGCGTGCTCCACTCCACCACTCCGAGGGCCAGGGAGGCCTTGGCCAGCTCGGTGGCCGCCGCCCGCAGCTGGTCGCCCGACCAGGGGCACTGCCAGAGACGCGCCATCTCCTGGAGCATCAGACCGTTGGCCACGGCCAGCACCACCACATCGAGGCTCGGCAGGGGGGCTGCCACCACTCCGGCCGCCACCAGCCACTGGGTGCGCTGCTGCAGCAGCTGAAAGCGCTGGCGGCGCAGGGTCTCGAGATCTGCCTGCCAGCTGTCGTGAAGGCTGCGCAGGCCACGCAGCTGCCGCTGACGGCGCAGGGAAGCGGCATCCCGGCCGAGCTGACGCGCCAGCGGCGCCAGCACCGCCGCCAGCGGCGTGGTGGCGGGCTCCCACAGCAACAGGCTGTGGTCGCAGCGGAGGGCCAGCTGGGCGGTGAGCTCCTGGCGCAGAGCCTCCGGATCCTGATCTGCTCCGTGCTCCACCAGCAGCCAGGCAGGCAGGCCGTCGGGCAGAGCCTCGAGCCAGCGCAGGTCTGCCGCCGTCAGCGGGGTGCGCAGCCAGTAGAGGAGAACTTCGGCGGCCTGAAAGGGCTCGGGCCACACCCAGTCGGTGCTCCAGCTGGCCAGGGGATGGGCCCAGTTCAGGGTGATCGCCGCCGATCCACGCAGTCCCTCCGCCAGGAGGGGACGGCGTTCCTCCGCGAACGGGGCGGTTCCAGCCACACCGATGGTGAGGCCGGGACGCTCGATCAGCCGGCGCTGGGCCTCCAGGGCCCGCGTGCGCTCCAGAGCCCCCACGCCGGCGCCGGAACCGCCTGCCACCGTGCCGCTGGTCTCGGCTTCGAGGGTGAGGAACTGCCCCTGCAGGGCATCCAGCCGGCGCAGCCAGCCGGTCACATCCTCCCGCCCGGGGGAGGGCGGACCGGCTGGGCGCCGTCCGAACCACCAGAGCGCGGCCAGCCCCAGGGCGCCGGTTCCGGCCGAGGCGAGGGGCAGCTGGGAGAGATGGCCCAGGCCATCCAGCACCACCCCGCCTCCCACCACAGCAAGGCCGAGGGGCCACCAGCGGGACACGCCGCCGCCCAGCAGGCGCAGCGCCGGGGGAGGAGACGGGGGGAAAGCCGAGGCGGTGGTGTCTGGCCCGGACGGCAGTGGCGGCGTCAACGCGGCGGGAAGAGCTGAGTCTCTTTAGCTCACCCGGCGGCTGCACGCCCCTCCGAAGCTCAATAGCGTGACAGCAGTCGCAGGCCAGTCCGGTGGCGAGCCAGGGGCCGCAGCAGAAGACACCGCCCGGGCCGCCGCAGCGGACAGCGGTGGTGCGCCGCACCCTCTCCCGGGCTCTGGCCCTCGGCCTGGTGCTCAGCGCGGCCAAGGCAGCCGTGGGGCTGATGAGCGGCTCGCTCAGCCTGCTTTCCGATGCTCTGCTGGGGCTTGGGGATGGGGCGGCCAGCCTGGTGGCCCTGCTGCATCAGGGGATGGGGGTGGCTGGTCCGGATCGCGACCACCCCTACGGACACCAGAAGGTCCTGGCGCTCGGCGCCCTCGCCTGCTGCGCCCTGCCGCTGTTCGCCGGGGTGGAGATCCTGCAGGCCGCCCTGGCCCGCTGGCAGGGCAGAGGGATGGAGGGTCAGCCGGCACTGCAGCTGGCTCCGGCTGGGCTGGTTCTGCTGGCCCTGCTGGTGGTGATGCAGCTGGGCCTGTGGCTGTGGATGCGGGAGAGGGCCAGGCAGCTGGGCGATCCGGTGCTGCGGGCGAGGAGCCAGGCCCAGGGTGTCTGGAACGGGGCCTCAGGGCTGGTGCTGGTGGGCCTGCTGATGGCCGAAGGCCGGGGCAGGGGCCTGCTCGATCTGCTGCTGCCCCTGCCCCTGCTGCTGCTGCTGTCACGCCAGTGCTGGCGGGTGATCCAGCAACTGCTTCCGGAGCTGGAGGACCGGATCGCCATTGCGCCGGAGGCGATCCATGCGGTTGTGCTGGCCGTGCCGGGGGTGCTGAATGTCCATGACATCCGCAGCCGTGGTGTGCTGGGGCAGCTGGTGTTCGTGGACATGCACCT
This portion of the Cyanobium sp. NIES-981 genome encodes:
- a CDS encoding metal ABC transporter substrate-binding protein — translated: MLLVSCALQRPEPRSRDSDARPVVLTTFTVLADLARQVAGDRLRVESITKQGAEIHGYQPTPSDVERASRADLILENGLGLELWARRFTAAAGDVPTVTLSEGLTPLLIEEDAYAGKPNPHAWMSPQRAMHYVDRATLAFSRLDPEGAPLFRANAEAYKARLRALDQELRASLAAIPAARRVLVSCEGAFSYLARDYGMQEAYLWPVNAESEVTPQRMTRLIATIQERQVPTVFCESTVSDKAQREVARASGARFGGTFYVDSLSGPDGPAPTLLDLQRHNVGLLLQGLRGAPAPAGGSQP
- the psbA gene encoding photosystem II q(b) protein produces the protein MTTAVRGSRAESWESFCQWITSTNNRIYVGWFGVLMIPCLLAATICFIVAMIAAPPVDIDGIREPVAGSFLYGNNIISGAVVPSSNAIGLHFYPIWEAASLDEWLYNGGPYQLVVFHFLIGISCYMGRQWELSYRLGMRPWICVAYSAPLSAAFAVFLIYPFGQGSFSDGMPLGISGTFNFMLVFQAEHNILMHPFHMLGVAGVFGGSLFSAMHGSLVTSSLLRETTESESQNYGYKFGQEEETYNIVAAHGYFGRLIFQYASFNNSRSLHFFLAAWPVVGIWFTALGVSTMAFNLNGFNFNQSILDAQGKVVPTWADVINRANLGMEVMHERNAHNFPLDLAAVETTPVALAAPAIG
- a CDS encoding YcjF family protein; translated protein: MTPPLPSGPDTTASAFPPSPPPALRLLGGGVSRWWPLGLAVVGGGVVLDGLGHLSQLPLASAGTGALGLAALWWFGRRPAGPPSPGREDVTGWLRRLDALQGQFLTLEAETSGTVAGGSGAGVGALERTRALEAQRRLIERPGLTIGVAGTAPFAEERRPLLAEGLRGSAAITLNWAHPLASWSTDWVWPEPFQAAEVLLYWLRTPLTAADLRWLEALPDGLPAWLLVEHGADQDPEALRQELTAQLALRCDHSLLLWEPATTPLAAVLAPLARQLGRDAASLRRQRQLRGLRSLHDSWQADLETLRRQRFQLLQQRTQWLVAAGVVAAPLPSLDVVVLAVANGLMLQEMARLWQCPWSGDQLRAAATELAKASLALGVVEWSTQMLCSLIRLHGATWLVGSAVQALSAAYLTRVVGRAMADVLALSAGVREPDLERIKREAPLLVARAAEAEKLDWNGFLQQGRQWWSAQRLAATGG
- a CDS encoding cation diffusion facilitator family transporter, translated to MASQGPQQKTPPGPPQRTAVVRRTLSRALALGLVLSAAKAAVGLMSGSLSLLSDALLGLGDGAASLVALLHQGMGVAGPDRDHPYGHQKVLALGALACCALPLFAGVEILQAALARWQGRGMEGQPALQLAPAGLVLLALLVVMQLGLWLWMRERARQLGDPVLRARSQAQGVWNGASGLVLVGLLMAEGRGRGLLDLLLPLPLLLLLSRQCWRVIQQLLPELEDRIAIAPEAIHAVVLAVPGVLNVHDIRSRGVLGQLVFVDMHLVVEASDLATAHRISELVEEHLDGRFGPLRCSIHLEPREYASDRITFHGAHG